Proteins co-encoded in one Arthrobacter globiformis genomic window:
- a CDS encoding MaoC family dehydratase, whose product MSPTFEELSVGQDIGSRSIEVTRQDLVKYAGASGDFNPIHWNEAFATGVELPGVIAHGMFTMGAAVQLVSDWAGDPAAVVDYQTRFTKPVLVTDTTGTGDAGAVIDVSGAVGALDAEARTARVDLTVVFDGQKVLVKAQALVRLA is encoded by the coding sequence ATGAGCCCCACATTCGAAGAACTCAGCGTCGGCCAGGACATCGGCAGCCGCAGCATCGAGGTGACCAGGCAGGACCTGGTCAAGTACGCCGGCGCATCGGGAGACTTCAACCCCATCCACTGGAACGAGGCCTTCGCCACGGGCGTCGAGCTTCCCGGCGTCATTGCCCACGGCATGTTCACCATGGGTGCGGCCGTGCAGTTGGTCAGCGACTGGGCTGGTGACCCGGCCGCCGTCGTCGACTACCAGACCCGCTTCACCAAGCCGGTGCTTGTCACGGACACCACGGGAACCGGCGACGCCGGTGCAGTGATTGACGTCAGCGGAGCCGTCGGCGCGCTGGATGCCGAAGCGCGCACCGCACGCGTGGACCTCACCGTCGTGTTCGACGGGCAGAAGGTCCTGGTGAAGGCCCAGGCCCTCGTCCGGTTGGCGTGA